From Vibrio splendidus, a single genomic window includes:
- a CDS encoding M4 family metallopeptidase, with protein MNQQRQLSWKIAAILGTSFGFNAHAAEMVRVDNDTLLQQSLVAQSKSVAPLELGFSEVKRVVLPNGKTKVRYQQTHLGLPVFDTSVVATLSKNQPTQVFGSMAQGISGDLSSIAPKLNREQAIEAAISSHRTFTVGKKSIENKNAKLMVRLDENQVAQVVYLVDFFIASSMPERPFYFIDATTGDVLQKWNGLNHAKALGTGPGGNLKTTRYEYGSDFPSFPIDKTGTTCTLENESVKTVDLRNGTSGSAAYSYNCADGTNYTDHKYINGAYSPLNDAHYFGNVVFDMYKEWMNTSPLTFQLTMRVHYSTDYENAFWNGTSMTFGDGKNTFYPLVDINVSAHEVSHGFTEQNSGLVYRNMSGGMNEAFSDIAGEAAEYYLRGNVDWVVGSDIFKSEGGLRYFDQPSKDGRSIDHVSQYYDGLNVHLSSGVYNRAFYLLANKSGWNVRKGFEIFTVANQLYWTANSTFDAGACGVAKAAADMGYVVADVEDAFNTVGVNASCGVTPPTGNVLTKGTPIANLSGNQSSESFYTFTVDSASSVTVSMSGGSGDADLYVKSGSKPTTSSYDCRPYRAGNNEQCSVSAQPGVTYHVLLRGYSNYSGLTLRLD; from the coding sequence ATGAACCAACAACGTCAACTAAGCTGGAAAATAGCAGCTATTCTAGGTACATCTTTTGGCTTTAATGCACACGCTGCAGAAATGGTCAGAGTCGATAACGATACACTGCTACAACAAAGCCTCGTCGCGCAGTCGAAGAGTGTTGCTCCACTAGAATTAGGTTTTTCTGAAGTTAAACGGGTGGTATTGCCCAATGGAAAAACGAAGGTCCGCTACCAACAAACTCACTTAGGTTTACCCGTCTTTGATACTTCGGTCGTGGCCACTCTCTCCAAGAACCAACCCACTCAGGTGTTCGGCTCCATGGCACAGGGGATCAGTGGAGACCTATCCAGCATCGCGCCAAAACTGAATCGAGAACAAGCGATTGAAGCTGCGATATCCTCTCATCGCACGTTTACCGTCGGCAAAAAGTCGATTGAAAATAAAAACGCGAAACTGATGGTGAGATTGGATGAGAACCAAGTCGCCCAAGTGGTGTATCTGGTCGATTTCTTTATCGCGTCCTCTATGCCAGAGCGCCCTTTCTACTTTATTGATGCCACGACTGGCGATGTGCTCCAAAAATGGAATGGGCTAAACCACGCTAAAGCATTAGGTACAGGCCCAGGTGGCAACCTCAAAACCACTCGATATGAATATGGTAGTGACTTCCCTAGCTTTCCCATCGACAAAACAGGCACAACTTGTACGTTAGAAAATGAATCAGTTAAGACAGTCGATTTGAGGAACGGAACGTCCGGCAGCGCAGCCTACAGCTACAACTGTGCCGACGGAACCAACTACACCGATCATAAATACATTAACGGGGCATACTCGCCTCTTAACGATGCGCACTACTTTGGTAATGTCGTATTCGATATGTACAAAGAGTGGATGAATACGTCGCCGTTAACTTTCCAGCTGACGATGCGAGTTCATTACAGCACGGATTATGAAAATGCCTTCTGGAATGGTACATCAATGACTTTTGGAGATGGCAAAAATACCTTTTACCCATTAGTCGATATCAACGTAAGCGCGCACGAAGTCAGCCACGGGTTCACCGAGCAAAACTCCGGTCTTGTGTACAGAAATATGTCAGGCGGTATGAATGAAGCCTTCTCAGACATTGCGGGCGAAGCGGCTGAATACTACTTGCGTGGCAATGTGGATTGGGTGGTCGGTAGCGATATATTCAAGTCTGAAGGTGGTTTGCGTTACTTTGATCAACCTTCAAAAGATGGTCGCTCGATTGATCATGTCTCTCAATACTACGATGGTTTGAACGTTCACTTATCTAGCGGTGTTTACAACCGCGCCTTTTACCTTTTAGCGAACAAATCGGGTTGGAATGTACGTAAGGGCTTTGAAATATTCACAGTCGCAAACCAACTGTATTGGACGGCAAATAGTACCTTTGATGCCGGTGCTTGTGGCGTAGCGAAAGCCGCAGCAGACATGGGTTATGTGGTTGCTGATGTTGAAGATGCTTTTAATACAGTAGGCGTTAATGCAAGTTGTGGTGTGACGCCTCCAACTGGCAATGTATTAACGAAAGGCACACCGATTGCGAACCTAAGCGGGAATCAATCTTCGGAAAGCTTCTACACGTTCACTGTTGATTCTGCATCAAGCGTGACGGTTTCAATGTCTGGCGGTTCAGGCGATGCAGACCTTTATGTGAAATCAGGAAGCAAGCCAACCACATCAAGTTACGACTGTCGCCCTTATCGTGCTGGAAACAATGAGCAGTGCAGTGTGAGCGCTCAGCCGGGTGTAACCTATCATGTGTTACTGCGCGGATACTCGAACTACTCAGGGCTAACATTACGTTTAGATTGA